The proteins below are encoded in one region of Synchiropus splendidus isolate RoL2022-P1 chromosome 13, RoL_Sspl_1.0, whole genome shotgun sequence:
- the fndc7a gene encoding fibronectin type III domain-containing protein 7, protein MGALLGLWFLLSVTQICSGADDITVSVFTVTSKSMTMQWSHYSGAISYRITATPKNSPESSVFAQYSGQTVMASLNSLSPNTVYIVRIEAMDNALNVLSSAETEDTTAPEVPVIVEAYSKHSDSITVKFGEVTGATSYILRAESDNGDFFSETVVSSSPGTIVGLQPYTEYRLSVMSVNAGGWSQPSEYIDARTVVMAPNLETASPDNATINVAWTPIENAVLYTLCIIQEGSSSRFKLNTTDTNVTFDDLQAGMTYCIKGNAWDEEGRAGDDLTVCQITRPPTPNVIHVQVTQGRTLSITVYWMSVQGAEGYVAEATSSENCTATVSNFCYINSVQCGQMNSVRVVAINSAGPSQHSSPRTYKTYPCPPENISVEESEAGNCSVVWSEVELADYYIAYHKRNDGTEKICNTTGTTCSFYCKCGYTYLTTVFPYNEAGSSPYANVRNYTTIPCCPEDVAVKLVSTETLEIMWSGVKGAELYETTATETDETIHCNDTAPVCALSDLTCNTRYSVVVTPCSELRGCNRTCRAHTHETAPCAPELLDMTQYDDSTYTVQFSTPNNDNTSYTITATGRYDTHTCHSMNSSCDLTNLPCGSIYEVEAVATSSVGQSLPGYSKTLETGPCCPASINVTQVTQAMTNVTWSPGYGARSYVVALTSSRGHAKCHTLDNHCLMGCITCGTNYSVEVEAISRTGHISNCKQKGFSSSACCPTNVKLTRRTNNILRVQWRSFGLQVQNHTVQLYGTGANYTCVASAGRKYCDFQETTCGDVYTVAAAPVGPDGVEVSFCQLRTFTVPCPGNSAVIARGRRSVA, encoded by the exons ATGGGAGCGCTGCTGGGACTGTGGTTTTTACTGAGCGTAACTCAG ATATGCAGCGGAGCAGATg ACATCACTGTGTCAGTGTTCACGGTCACTTCCAAAAGCATGACGATGCAGTGGAGCCATTACTCCGGCGCCATCTCCTACAGGATCACTGCAACACCCAAAAACTCCCCCGAATCTTCAGTCTTTGCCCAGTACAGTGGTCAAACAGTCATGGCGTCGCTCAACTCACTGTCACCAAACACCGTGTACATTGTGCGCATCGAGGCCATGGACAACGCTCTGAATGTCCTGAGCAGCGCGGAGACCGAGGACACGACAG CCCCTGAGGTGCCAGTGATCGTGGAGGCCTATTCCAAGCACAGCGACAGCATCACTGTGAAGTTCGGAGAAGTTACCGGGGCAACCAGCTACATCCTGAGGGCAGAGTCAGACAATGGCGACTTCTTCTCCGAGACTGTGGTGAGCAGCTCGCCAGGAACCATCGTGGGCCTCCAGCCGTACACAGAATACAGACTCAGTGTCATGTCTGTCAACGCCGGAGGGTGGAGCCAACCTTCCGAATACATTGATGCCAGGACAG tggTGATGGCGCCAAACCTAGAGACCGCCTCTCCTGACAACGCTACCATCAACGTCGCTTGGACCCCCATCGAGAACGCCGTCCTGTACACGCTCTGCATCATCCAGGAAGGCTCCAGCTCCCGATTCAAACTCAACACAACGGATACCAATGTAACCTTCGATGACCTTCAAGCGGGTATGACCTACTGCATCAAAGGGAACGCATGGGATGAGGAAGGTCGCGCCGGGGACGACCTAACCGTCTGCCAGATCACAC GCCCGCCAACCCCGAACGTCATCCACGTCCAGGTGACCCAGGGTCGGACTCTGAGCATCACTGTGTACTGGATGTCGGTGCAAGGAGCTGAGGGCTATGTAGCTGAGGCTACGTCCAGTGAAAACTGTACGGCTACAGTCAGTAACTTCTGCTACATCAATTCAGTTCAATGTGGTCAGATGAATTCGGTGAGGGTCGTCGCCATCAACTCAGCCGGACCGAGCCAACATTCAAGTCCGAGAACCTACAAAACAT ATCCTTGTCCTCCTGAAAACATCTCTGTGGAAGAGTCGGAAGCAGGCAACTGCTCAGTGGTGTGGTCAGAAGTGGAACTAGCCGACTACTATATCGCCTACCACAAGAGGAACGATGGCACTGAGAAGATATGCAACACCACCGGCACGACCTGCTCCTTCTACTGCAAGTGCGGCTACACctacctcaccactgtcttccCTTACAACGAGGCGGGTTCCAGTCCTTACGCCAATGTCCGCAATTACACCACAA TTCCCTGTTGCCCCGAGGACGTTGCCGTGAAACTGGTCTCGACGGAGACCCTGGAGATTATGTGGTCGGGGGTCAAAGGCGCAGAGTTGTATGAAACCACAGCGACGGAGACCGATGAAACCATTCACTGTAACGACACGGCGCCGGTGTGTGCGCTCTCAGATCTGACCTGTAACACCCGCTACTCTGTGGTGGTCACACCCTGCAGCGAGCTCAGGGGATGCAACCGAACTTGCAGAGCTCACACACACGAGACAG CTCCGTGCGCTCCGGAGCTGCTGGACATGACGCAGTACGACGACTCCACCTACACGGTGCAGTTCTCCACGCCGAACAACGACAACACCAGCTACACCATCACGGCGACAGGCCGCTACGACACGCACACTTGTCACTCCATGAATAGCTCCTGCGACCTCACAAATCTGCCTTGTGGGTCGATATACGAGGTGGAAGCAGTGGCCACCAGCTCTGTAGGCCAGAGTCTCCCAGGATACAGCAAAACTTTAGAGACAG GTCCTTGCTGTCCGGCCTCCATCAACGTAACTCAAGTCACTCAAGCTATGACAAACGTGACCTGGTCGCCGGGTTACGGCGCTCGCTCCTACGTCGTCGCGCTGACGTCATCTCGCGGACACGCCAAGTGTCACACTCTGGACAACCACTGCCTGATGGGGTGCATCACCTGTGGCACCAACTACAGCGTAGAGGTGGAAGCCATCAGTCGCACCGGACACATATCCAACTGCAAACAAAAAGGATTCTCATCGA GCGCCTGCTGTCCCACCAACGTCAAACTCACCCGCAGGACTAACAACATCTTGAGGGTGCAGTGGCGCTCTTTTGGCCTGCAGGTCCAGAATCACACAGTGCAACTGTACGGGACCGGAGCCAACTACACGTGTGTGGCGTCAGCCGGACGCAAATACTGCGACTTTCAGGAGACGACCTGCGGGGACGTGTACACGGTGGCGGCGGCACCAGTCGGTCCGGACGGAGTAGAAGTCAGTTTCTGCCAGCTCAGAACGTTCACTG TTCCCTGTCCTGGAAATAGTGCAG TGATCGCTCGCGGACGAAGAAGCGTCGCTTGA